In Candidatus Krumholzibacteriia bacterium, the following proteins share a genomic window:
- a CDS encoding cytochrome C yields MNYPVWDLPFAHGLLIAVVAILHVYVAHFAVGGGLYLVVVEHMARRRNDHVLLGTLQRHSRFFVLLTLVFGAISGVGIWFTIGLINPAG; encoded by the coding sequence GTGAACTATCCCGTATGGGACCTCCCGTTCGCGCACGGGCTGCTGATCGCCGTCGTCGCCATCCTGCACGTGTACGTGGCGCACTTCGCGGTGGGCGGCGGTCTGTATCTCGTCGTCGTCGAACACATGGCGCGCCGTCGCAACGACCACGTGTTGTTGGGAACGCTGCAGCGTCACTCCCGCTTCTTCGTGTTGCTCACGCTCGTCTTCGGGGCGATCAGCGGAGTGGGCATCTGGTTCACGATCGGGTTGATCAACCCGGCCGGG